The genome window TTAGGTTCGATGACGAAGCTTGCGGCGTTCTGCTAATTTTAGGCGAGTTAACGCTCTTTCAAGCGCCCCTAAGGCATCGGCTGTCGTAATATCATCCTTGGCTTGATCGCGCGCACGTCGCGCTCGTTCGACGGCCTCATGCGCTCGACGCTCATCAATTTCTTCTTCCAATTCGGCTGAATCGGTTAGTAGGCGCACTGATTGTTGATCAACCTCAACAAAACCACCGTGAATCGCCATGTGACGACGATCGCTACCAGTATGAAGGGTGATTTCACCCGATTTAAGCGCTGAAATAAGCGGCACATGGCCTGGTAAAATCGTTAGTTCACCACCTTGCCCAGGCAAGCTGATCCCATCAGCTTCGCCTCGATAGACGATGCGTTCAGGTGTGATGATCTCAATTTTGAGCCGTGGCGACATCGTCAATCGTCCCTTTTAGGTAGAATGCTTGTTCTGGTTTATCGTCGTGCTTGCCATTAAGAATCTCCTGAAAACCGCGAATCGTTTCGGCAAGCGGCACGTAGGCGCCGGCTTTGCCGGTAAATTGTTCCGCAACGAAGAATGGCTGGGAGAGAAAACGCTGAATCTTCCGCGCGCGAGCAACTAAAACTTTGTCATCTTCAGAGAGTTCATCGATGCCTAGAATTGCGATGATATCTTGAAGATCTTTGTAACGTTGAAGCACTTTTTGCACTCCGCGCGCCGTCTCATAATGATCCTTGCCGACAACATTCGGGTCGAGAATCGTTGAGGTTGAATCGAGTGGGTCAACCGCCGGATAAATTCCGAGCTCGGAGAGACTCCGCGAGAGCACAACGGTTGAATCAAGGTGGGCGAAGGTTGTTGCCGGCGCTGGATCAGTTAAGTCGTCAGCAGGCACATAAACCGCTTGCACTGAAGTGATAGCACCCTTGCGTGTCGATGTGATACGTTCCTGGAAGGTTCCCATTTCAGTTGCCAAATTTGGCTGATAACCGACAGCTGAAGGCATGCGACCCAGAAGCGCCGAAAGTTCTGATCCAGCTTGGGTAAAGCGAAAAATGTTGTCGATGAACAACAAGACGTCTTTGCCCTGCTCATCACGAAAGTATTCTGCTTGAGTGAGGCCTGTTAGGGCAACCCGCAGGCGCGCTCCGGGTGGTTCGTTCATTTGCCCGAAAACGAGTGCCGTTTTCGAAATTACCCCAGATTCGCGCATATCGTAATAAAGATCATTGCCCTCACGCGTTCTCTCGCCCACTCCGGCAAATACCGAATAGCCGCCGTGTTCAGCCGCAATGTTACGAATCAGTTCCTGAATCAAAACGGTTTTACCAACCCCGGCGCCGCCGAACAAACCAACCTTGCCACCTTTTACAAAAGGCGCGATTAAATCGACGACTTTTATTCCCGTCTCAAAAACTTCTGTTTTCGTAGTGAGCTGATCAAATTCAGGTGCCGAACGATGAATTGGCCAGCGCTCCGCATCTTTAGGCGCGGGCGCGTCATCAATTGGATCGCCTGTCACATTCAGCATTCGTCCAAGTGTAGCCTCGCCAACTGGAACTGAAATTGGTTTACCCATTGCCAAGATTTCCATTCCTCGTTCCAAACCATCGGTCGAGCCCATTGCAACCGCTTTGACTTCATTGCCACCCAGGTGTTGTTGAACCTCAAAAACAATTGTCTCATCTCGATGTTTGAGTTCAAGGGCATCTAAAATTGCCGGAACGCCGTTCTCAAATTCTGCCGTAATTACGGCACCAATAATTTGAGTAATTTGACCTTTCATAAATACTCCTTGCCTTAACTAATTAAAACCGCCGCGCCGGACGAAACCTCAATTATTTGCCGGGTGATGCTTGCTTGGCGCACGCCTTGATAGGTGAGAGTGAGATCGCCTACAAGTTCCTCGGCGTTATCCGTGGCGTTTTTCATAGCCACCATGCGAGCTGAATGCTCGGATGCGCTTGAATCGAGTAACATTTGATATAGCCTCAAGGGAACAATGCGCCGGACAAGTTCAGCAAGCACCGTTGCTGGATCAGGTTCGAGTAAAAATTCCGTTTTCGAAGAAAGAGTGGAGACTTCGATTGGTTGAGGTTTATGCAGAATTGGTAGAACCTGCTCGACTGTCACTTCCTGATGAATAGCCGAAAGAAAACGATTGTAAACTACCTTAATTTCCCGATATTCACCACTGGTGAAACCTTGCATTAAGAATGAGGCCAGAGCTGAACTTTCCTCTGCCCGCGGCGTTGAATTTGAGGCAGGAAAATCTGCCGCCAAATGCGTAGCCTTGAAACGCTTAAAGTAAGTCAAACCTTTACGGCCAACTGAAATAATTTCTGTTTCGGGCGTGAGAAGTGAAAGTGTTTTGCGAATCACTTGACTATTAAAGCTACCTGCCAATCCACGATTCGAAGTGATGATTACAATTGCCGGCCGGCCGGCCGGCTGCGAAATGAAAAGAGGATGAGTAAATTCGGTACGCGTCGCCAGTCTACCCAGTATTGACCAGGCTAAATCAGCGTAGGCGCGCGATGCGGTTACCGCTTGCACCGCTTTCGACATCTTTGACGCCGCTACCATTTGCATCGCCCGCGTCAGCTTGCCCGTCGCTTGAACAGATTTAATTTTACGTCGCAGGTCTTGGGTGTTAGGCATTGGTTTGAACCCACATCTTGGCTCGAAAATCTTCAATTATTTGCTTTAAGTCGGCTTCAATCTCGTCGAGTTTCGGATTTTCATCAAAACGCGTGCAAACAGCTGGAAACTTAGTGGCCAAATACTCTCTTAGCCCAGCTTCAAACTCACCCACTCTCTCGACAGACACGTCGTCCAGATAACCATTATTCACAGCATAAAATGCGATTACTTGATCGGCGACTGTAAGCGGCTGATATTGAGGTTGTTTCAAAAGCTCGCTCACACGCCGACCGCGTTCTAACTGCTTGCGTGTTGCCTCATCGAGATCAGAGCCAAATTGAGCGAAACTTTCAAGCTCACGAAATTGGGCGAGATCAAGACGCACCTGCCCCGCCACTTTTTTCATTGCCTTGGTTTGAGCCGAGCCGCCAACGCGTGAAACCGAAAGGCCAACATTTAGAGCCGGTCGAACACCGCGATAAAAGAGATCGGTTTCTAGAAAAATTTGGCCATCGGTAATGGAAATGACATTCGTTGGGATATAAGCCGAAACATCGCCAGCCTGTGTTTCAATAATCGGTAAAGCCGTTAGCGAGCCGCCGCCATGATCTTGATTGAGCCGCGCGGCGCGTTCGAGCAAGCGTGAATGCAGATAAAACACGTCGCCTGGATAAGCCTCGCGACCGGGCGGACGACGCAAGAGCAAGGACATTTCGCGGTAGGCCCAGGCGTGTTTAGAAAGATCATCATAGACTATCAAAGCGTCCTGACCATGATCGCGGAAGTACTCGCCCATCGCGCAACCGGCATACGGCGCCAGATATTGCAGAGGCGCTGGATCAGACGCACCCGCGACCACAATAATTGTATGCTCAAGTGCGCCATACTCCTGCAAGATCGCAACGATGCGAGCAATCTTTGATTCCTTCTGTCCAATTGCAACATAAATGCAGATAATGCCACTGTTTTTTTGATTGATAATAGCGTCAATCGCCACCGCGGTTTTGCCAGTACCACGATCACCGATAATCAATTCTCGCTGACCACGACCAATTGGAATCAAGCCATCAATTGCCTTCAGGCCAGTTTGCACCGGCTGATTAACTGATTGGCGAGTGATGACACCTGGAGCAATTTTTTCCAAGAGTCCGGTTTCTTTGGTCTCAATCGGCCCCTTGCCATCCAAGGCTTCACCGAGCGGATTCACAACCCGACCAACGAGTGTCTCGCCGACCGGGACTGACATTACCTGACCGGTTGAGCGCACCGTATCTCCTTCGGCGACTGCTCGCGCATCCCCTAGAATCACAGCGCCGACGTTAGTCTCCTCAAGGTTAAGCGCGATGCCAGTTATAGTTAGTCCACTTTGAGTTACAAACTCTAACATCTCCGAAGATTGGGCGCGCTCCAAGCCAGCAACCCGTGCAATACCATCGCCAACCTCAATCACTGTACCTTGCGCGGTTTGGTGCGCCTCTGGCTTGTAACCTTGTATCCGTCGACGCAGATGGTCAATAATTGTAGCTGAATTTTGTTCTGGCATATTTCTCCTTACGCTGTGAGGACTTTACGGAACCCAGCAAGTTTACCCTGGAGCGAATAGTCTAATGTCTGCCCAATTAAGGATAGTTTTAATCCACCCAAAATAGCTGGTTCAATCTGTCGATCTAAAATAAACTCTGAATCTGAAAAAACTTGCTCAATCAGATGGATATGTTCGGGTGAAAGCTCGCTTGCCGTTGTAAGTGTCAAGCTGTAGGCATTCCTCGTTTTGGCTAAAATTTTCAACGCTTGATCCATTATACCGGTTAGGCGCTTAAAAGCTCCTTCTTCGGCCAAAAGAATCAAAAATTGCGCAAGCGCGGTAGGCATTATAAAATTTTTGGTAAAAACTTCTCGCGCCTTTTGTGAACCTTGAACGATTACTCGGCCAAGTAAGCGTTGAATGCGCCGATCCTTAAGAAGAAGATACCAACTCGATTGTTCGCGAAGTGGCACTTTCACTTGCGCCTCAATTAAGGCCCGGGCGTGAACACGGTTACTGATCATGCCGCTCCTTGACTGTCTTCAGGGCAGTTTTAATTTCGGCATCACTTAGAGGATTTTTTTGCCCATCAAGAATGCGTTCAAGCGCCGCCGCAACGAGAGTGCCGATTTCATGCTCAACTTCACTCATAAGACGGCCTTTCTCGCTTTCAAGCTGTTTGTGAGTGCGATCTACGAAATCTGTGGCTTCGCGATCGGCTTTAGTCTTGATCTGCTCAGCGACTTGCTCGGCGGACGTCCGCGCCTCGTCGAGAATCTGCTTAGCCTCAATCTTTGCCGCTTGCAATTGTTCGGCTGTTTCACGCCCAATTTCTTCCGCGCGTTTGGCGCTTGCTTCAGCCTGACGGAGTCCTGCTTCGATCTTGTTTTGACGTTTACGCAAAATCTCGAGCACTGGCCGATAAAGCACCCAGCGCAACAATAAAAATAACAGGAAAAAATTGACAACCTGGGTAATTAAGAGCGGTGTATCCACTCCCAAAGCGGCAATTCCGGAGAGAGCTGGCTCCGCCGTAACTTCAGTTGTAACAACTGTTTGTGACATTTAGACAAACTTGATAATCAAGGCAATAACAAGCGCGTAGATCGCGATTGCCTCGGTGAACGCCATCGCTAAAATCATGGCCGATTGAATCTTAGGCGCCGCCTCTGGATTCCGCCCCATCGCCTCCATTCCGCGTGAACCAATTAGGCCAATTCCAATCCCAGGACCGATTGCGCCAACGCCGATTGCCAACGCCGCCGCCAAGAGTTGCATCGTTTCCGCTTCCATATTACTCCTTTCCTTGGGTAAATATTAGTGAGCTTCAGAATGGGTATCGGCTGTAGCTGTAACAATAAAAACAAGTGTCAGCATCATAAACACAAGCGCCTGAATAAACCCAACGAGTAGTTCGATCACATAAAATGGCACCGGCACGACATAGGGAATTAAGAAGGCAATCACTACGAGTAATACTTCTCCAGCGAAGATATTACCAAATAATCGAAAGGTAAAGGAGATCACGCGAGCAACTTCGCCTATGATATGCAGGAAGCCAACAAAAAATCCGATCGCACCTTCCAGGGTTGGTTTAAATGAAAGATAGTGACGCACATGTTTAAAGAAGCCTAAAGCGATAATCCCCAAAATTTGAGTGCC of Candidatus Berkelbacteria bacterium contains these proteins:
- the atpF gene encoding F0F1 ATP synthase subunit B, which codes for MSQTVVTTEVTAEPALSGIAALGVDTPLLITQVVNFFLLFLLLRWVLYRPVLEILRKRQNKIEAGLRQAEASAKRAEEIGRETAEQLQAAKIEAKQILDEARTSAEQVAEQIKTKADREATDFVDRTHKQLESEKGRLMSEVEHEIGTLVAAALERILDGQKNPLSDAEIKTALKTVKERHDQ
- a CDS encoding F0F1 ATP synthase subunit alpha — protein: MPEQNSATIIDHLRRRIQGYKPEAHQTAQGTVIEVGDGIARVAGLERAQSSEMLEFVTQSGLTITGIALNLEETNVGAVILGDARAVAEGDTVRSTGQVMSVPVGETLVGRVVNPLGEALDGKGPIETKETGLLEKIAPGVITRQSVNQPVQTGLKAIDGLIPIGRGQRELIIGDRGTGKTAVAIDAIINQKNSGIICIYVAIGQKESKIARIVAILQEYGALEHTIIVVAGASDPAPLQYLAPYAGCAMGEYFRDHGQDALIVYDDLSKHAWAYREMSLLLRRPPGREAYPGDVFYLHSRLLERAARLNQDHGGGSLTALPIIETQAGDVSAYIPTNVISITDGQIFLETDLFYRGVRPALNVGLSVSRVGGSAQTKAMKKVAGQVRLDLAQFRELESFAQFGSDLDEATRKQLERGRRVSELLKQPQYQPLTVADQVIAFYAVNNGYLDDVSVERVGEFEAGLREYLATKFPAVCTRFDENPKLDEIEADLKQIIEDFRAKMWVQTNA
- the atpE gene encoding ATP synthase F0 subunit C, with translation MEAETMQLLAAALAIGVGAIGPGIGIGLIGSRGMEAMGRNPEAAPKIQSAMILAMAFTEAIAIYALVIALIIKFV
- the atpC gene encoding ATP synthase F1 subunit epsilon, with product MSPRLKIEIITPERIVYRGEADGISLPGQGGELTILPGHVPLISALKSGEITLHTGSDRRHMAIHGGFVEVDQQSVRLLTDSAELEEEIDERRAHEAVERARRARDQAKDDITTADALGALERALTRLKLAERRKLRHRT
- the atpD gene encoding F0F1 ATP synthase subunit beta; the protein is MKGQITQIIGAVITAEFENGVPAILDALELKHRDETIVFEVQQHLGGNEVKAVAMGSTDGLERGMEILAMGKPISVPVGEATLGRMLNVTGDPIDDAPAPKDAERWPIHRSAPEFDQLTTKTEVFETGIKVVDLIAPFVKGGKVGLFGGAGVGKTVLIQELIRNIAAEHGGYSVFAGVGERTREGNDLYYDMRESGVISKTALVFGQMNEPPGARLRVALTGLTQAEYFRDEQGKDVLLFIDNIFRFTQAGSELSALLGRMPSAVGYQPNLATEMGTFQERITSTRKGAITSVQAVYVPADDLTDPAPATTFAHLDSTVVLSRSLSELGIYPAVDPLDSTSTILDPNVVGKDHYETARGVQKVLQRYKDLQDIIAILGIDELSEDDKVLVARARKIQRFLSQPFFVAEQFTGKAGAYVPLAETIRGFQEILNGKHDDKPEQAFYLKGTIDDVATAQN
- the atpG gene encoding ATP synthase F1 subunit gamma, producing MPNTQDLRRKIKSVQATGKLTRAMQMVAASKMSKAVQAVTASRAYADLAWSILGRLATRTEFTHPLFISQPAGRPAIVIITSNRGLAGSFNSQVIRKTLSLLTPETEIISVGRKGLTYFKRFKATHLAADFPASNSTPRAEESSALASFLMQGFTSGEYREIKVVYNRFLSAIHQEVTVEQVLPILHKPQPIEVSTLSSKTEFLLEPDPATVLAELVRRIVPLRLYQMLLDSSASEHSARMVAMKNATDNAEELVGDLTLTYQGVRQASITRQIIEVSSGAAVLIS
- a CDS encoding F0F1 ATP synthase subunit delta is translated as MISNRVHARALIEAQVKVPLREQSSWYLLLKDRRIQRLLGRVIVQGSQKAREVFTKNFIMPTALAQFLILLAEEGAFKRLTGIMDQALKILAKTRNAYSLTLTTASELSPEHIHLIEQVFSDSEFILDRQIEPAILGGLKLSLIGQTLDYSLQGKLAGFRKVLTA